In a genomic window of Streptomyces sp. NBC_01231:
- a CDS encoding ABC transporter ATP-binding protein codes for MIRIDSVTKRYPDGTVAVDRLSLDIPDRSITVLVGPSGCGKTTTLRMINRMVEPSEGTILLDGKDITQQPVNTLRRSMGYVIQNAGLFQHRTIVDNIATVPRMLGWGKEKARSRARELMERVGLDAALAQRYPYQLSGGQQQRVGVARALAADPPVLLMDEPFSAVDPVVRKGLQEELLRIQGELGKTIVFVTHDIDEAVKLGTMVAVMRTGGKLAQFAPPAELLSHPADDFVEDFLGADRGIRRLSFFSSAGLELLTAPIVAVDSTAEQIAARDTAGAPYLLVTDLEGKPLGWGEPDGLRAGDITPEQLLPYGRPFVAGTESLRAALDCAVLSPTGWAVAVDAEGRATGVVSQQTIGEAIRGAHAEGAETDKATPAAPVTKVAP; via the coding sequence TTGATACGGATAGATTCAGTCACCAAGCGGTACCCGGACGGCACGGTGGCGGTCGACCGGCTCTCGTTGGACATACCCGACCGCTCGATCACCGTCCTCGTCGGGCCGTCCGGCTGTGGGAAGACGACCACCCTGCGCATGATCAACAGGATGGTCGAGCCGAGCGAGGGCACCATCCTCCTCGACGGCAAGGACATCACGCAGCAGCCCGTGAACACGCTGCGGCGGTCCATGGGGTACGTCATCCAGAACGCCGGTCTCTTCCAGCACCGCACGATCGTCGACAACATCGCCACCGTGCCCCGCATGCTCGGCTGGGGCAAGGAGAAGGCGCGGTCGCGGGCCCGGGAGCTGATGGAGCGCGTGGGGCTCGACGCCGCGCTTGCCCAGCGGTACCCGTACCAGCTGTCGGGCGGACAGCAGCAGCGCGTCGGTGTGGCCCGGGCGCTGGCCGCCGATCCGCCGGTGCTGCTCATGGACGAGCCGTTCTCCGCCGTCGACCCGGTGGTCCGCAAGGGACTTCAGGAGGAACTGCTGCGCATCCAGGGCGAGTTGGGCAAGACCATTGTCTTCGTCACCCATGACATCGACGAGGCCGTCAAGCTCGGCACCATGGTCGCCGTGATGCGCACCGGCGGCAAGCTCGCCCAGTTCGCGCCGCCCGCCGAGCTGCTGTCCCACCCCGCGGACGACTTCGTGGAGGACTTCCTCGGCGCGGACCGCGGCATCCGGCGGCTGTCCTTCTTCTCGTCCGCCGGACTGGAGCTGCTGACCGCGCCGATCGTCGCGGTCGACTCCACCGCCGAGCAGATCGCCGCCCGCGACACCGCCGGCGCCCCCTACCTCCTCGTGACGGACCTGGAGGGCAAGCCCCTTGGCTGGGGCGAGCCGGACGGGCTGCGGGCCGGGGATATCACACCGGAGCAACTCCTGCCGTACGGACGGCCGTTCGTCGCCGGGACCGAATCGCTGCGGGCCGCGCTGGACTGCGCGGTGCTCTCGCCCACCGGCTGGGCGGTCGCTGTGGACGCCGAGGGCCGGGCCACCGGGGTGGTCTCCCAGCAGACCATCGGCGAGGCGATCCGCGGTGCCCATGCCGAGGGCGCCGAGACCGACAAGGCCACCCCGGCCGCCCCGGTCACCAAGGTCGCCCCATGA
- a CDS encoding ABC transporter permease subunit yields the protein MSGFFDIPSDLQHSWLGLIGLHLREALLPVLFGLVLALPLAQLCIRFRWLYPPVLWVTTVLYAIPSLAFFVVLIDYTGQTELTVMIPLGVYSLVVLVPAIVDGVRSVPQETLAAATAMGFGPLRRYVQVQLPIAVPAIIAGLRIAVVSSVSLVSVGTLIGNQGALGNLLADAMFYHRSELAVNSVVTTAVLAIVLDALLVGLRVLLTPWMPRAARRKPKAAAARPEPATLALKDAVK from the coding sequence ATGAGCGGCTTCTTCGACATCCCCAGCGACCTCCAGCACAGCTGGCTCGGCCTCATCGGCCTGCATCTGCGCGAGGCCCTGCTGCCGGTCCTGTTCGGCCTGGTGCTGGCGCTGCCGCTGGCCCAGCTGTGCATACGGTTCCGCTGGCTGTACCCGCCGGTGCTGTGGGTGACGACCGTGCTGTACGCCATCCCCTCGCTGGCCTTCTTCGTCGTCCTCATCGACTACACCGGCCAGACCGAACTCACCGTGATGATCCCGCTGGGCGTCTACAGCCTGGTGGTGCTGGTCCCGGCGATCGTGGACGGTGTGCGGTCGGTGCCGCAGGAGACGCTGGCCGCCGCGACCGCCATGGGCTTCGGGCCGCTACGCCGGTACGTGCAGGTGCAGTTGCCGATCGCGGTGCCCGCCATCATCGCGGGGCTGCGGATCGCGGTCGTGTCGAGCGTCTCCCTGGTGAGCGTCGGCACCCTGATCGGCAACCAGGGCGCGCTCGGCAACCTGCTCGCCGACGCGATGTTCTACCACCGCTCCGAACTGGCCGTGAACTCCGTGGTCACCACGGCCGTCCTGGCGATCGTCCTGGACGCCCTGCTGGTGGGGCTCAGGGTGCTGCTCACGCCCTGGATGCCGCGAGCCGCCCGCAGGAAACCGAAGGCGGCCGCGGCCCGGCCCGAACCGGCCACGCTCGCTCTTAAGGACGCGGTCAAATGA
- a CDS encoding ABC transporter permease gives MNVLNFINAFFSDSARWHGYDGIPTRLGEHVGYSLLALAIAAAIGLPVGLLTGHTGRGGNALAFIATAARALPSFGLLVLMFVVLGLGLLPVMIPLVVLAIPPILVTTYEAVRSVDPSPVDAARGMGMEESRILFQVELPVALPLILSGLRSAAIQIVSTATIAAYVSLGGLGRYIVDGLYQRNYEKVVGGATLVAVMALVTLGLFWAVHRLAVSPGVRRSA, from the coding sequence ATGAACGTACTGAACTTCATCAACGCGTTCTTCAGCGACAGCGCCCGCTGGCACGGCTACGACGGCATCCCCACCCGGCTGGGCGAGCACGTCGGGTACTCGCTCCTGGCGCTCGCCATCGCCGCCGCGATCGGCCTTCCCGTCGGCCTGCTGACCGGGCACACCGGCCGGGGCGGCAACGCGCTCGCGTTCATCGCCACCGCCGCCCGCGCCCTGCCCAGCTTCGGTCTGCTGGTGCTGATGTTCGTCGTCCTCGGCCTGGGACTGCTGCCGGTGATGATCCCGCTGGTCGTCCTCGCCATCCCCCCGATCCTGGTCACCACCTACGAGGCGGTGCGCTCCGTCGACCCGTCCCCGGTGGACGCGGCCCGCGGGATGGGCATGGAGGAGTCCCGCATCCTGTTCCAGGTGGAGCTGCCGGTTGCGCTCCCGCTGATCCTCAGCGGCCTGCGCTCGGCGGCCATCCAGATCGTCTCCACGGCCACCATCGCCGCGTACGTCTCGCTCGGCGGCCTCGGCCGGTACATCGTCGACGGTCTCTACCAGCGCAACTACGAGAAGGTCGTGGGCGGTGCCACCCTGGTCGCCGTGATGGCGCTGGTGACGCTCGGGCTGTTCTGGGCGGTGCACCGGCTCGCGGTGTCGCCGGGCGTGCGGCGCAGCGCCTAG
- a CDS encoding ATP/GTP-binding protein, translating into MTPTEPATLPASAQAAVRPPLPVKMVIAGGFGVGKTTAVGSISEIEPLTTEAAITEVAAGVDDLSHTPRKTTTTVAMDFGCITIDPTLKLYLFGTPGQERFGFMWDDIVEGAVGGLVIVDTRRLDDCYAAVDYFEHQQIPFAVAVNAFDGQVQHTLEEVRWALDVNDRVPLVVFDARERGSVRDALLVVLEQALARTEG; encoded by the coding sequence GTGACACCGACTGAACCCGCCACCCTCCCCGCGTCCGCGCAGGCGGCCGTAAGACCGCCGCTGCCGGTCAAGATGGTGATCGCCGGCGGCTTCGGCGTGGGCAAGACCACCGCCGTCGGCTCGATCTCCGAGATCGAGCCGCTGACCACCGAGGCCGCGATCACCGAGGTGGCGGCCGGCGTGGACGACCTCAGCCACACCCCGCGCAAGACGACGACCACGGTCGCGATGGACTTCGGCTGCATCACCATCGACCCGACCCTGAAGCTGTACCTGTTCGGCACTCCCGGTCAGGAGCGGTTCGGGTTCATGTGGGACGACATCGTCGAGGGCGCGGTCGGCGGACTCGTCATCGTGGACACCCGCCGTCTCGACGACTGCTACGCGGCCGTCGACTACTTCGAGCACCAGCAGATCCCGTTCGCGGTGGCCGTCAACGCCTTCGACGGGCAGGTCCAGCACACCCTGGAGGAGGTCCGCTGGGCGCTCGACGTCAACGACCGTGTCCCGCTGGTGGTGTTCGACGCCCGTGAGCGCGGTTCGGTGCGCGACGCCCTGCTCGTCGTCCTGGAACAGGCACTGGCCCGCACCGAGGGCTGA
- a CDS encoding DUF742 domain-containing protein: MADGRTHRSADEDGTAPPGPGAVGPVPAVRPFLVTAGRVAPSANGRTMPVETQVVATAEGLDILDQLSFEQHDIIAACRRPQSIAEIAARLRLHLNVVRVLAEDLRAAGQLTVHVPDSGVIHDASVLRRVIDGLRAIPDSRGVLRDTD; the protein is encoded by the coding sequence ATGGCGGACGGCCGCACTCACAGAAGTGCCGACGAGGACGGCACCGCGCCCCCTGGTCCGGGGGCGGTCGGCCCCGTTCCCGCCGTACGGCCGTTCCTCGTCACCGCCGGCCGGGTGGCTCCCAGCGCCAACGGCCGGACGATGCCCGTCGAGACCCAGGTGGTGGCCACCGCCGAGGGGCTCGACATCCTCGACCAGCTCTCCTTCGAACAGCACGACATCATCGCCGCCTGCCGACGGCCGCAGTCCATCGCGGAGATCGCGGCCCGGCTGCGGCTGCACCTCAACGTGGTCCGCGTCCTCGCCGAGGACCTGCGCGCGGCGGGGCAGCTGACGGTGCACGTGCCCGACTCCGGCGTCATCCACGACGCATCCGTCCTGCGAAGGGTTATCGATGGCCTCCGTGCCATCCCCGACTCCCGAGGGGTTCTCCGTGACACCGACTGA
- a CDS encoding roadblock/LC7 domain-containing protein, translating into MSTPTGDTPTGGTTPAELQAAAADFTWLLNRFATETAGVVDAIAVSSDGLLIAVSELREHADSERLAAIVSGITSLAAGASGNYGLGGLNKVIIDLEGGHVLVSAIGSGAVLGVVTDKEAKLGNIAYEMTLFANRAGAALSPQLVLELKNSVGTASKR; encoded by the coding sequence GTGAGCACGCCGACAGGTGACACTCCGACGGGAGGCACCACGCCCGCCGAACTGCAGGCCGCCGCAGCCGATTTCACCTGGCTGTTGAATCGCTTCGCCACCGAGACGGCAGGCGTCGTCGACGCCATCGCCGTCTCCTCCGACGGCCTGCTCATCGCCGTGTCCGAGTTGCGTGAACACGCCGACTCCGAGCGCCTCGCCGCGATCGTCTCCGGCATCACCAGCCTGGCCGCCGGGGCCTCCGGCAACTACGGTCTGGGCGGCCTGAACAAGGTCATCATCGACCTGGAGGGCGGTCATGTCCTGGTCTCCGCGATCGGCAGCGGCGCCGTCCTCGGCGTGGTCACCGACAAGGAGGCCAAGCTCGGCAACATCGCGTACGAGATGACGCTGTTCGCCAACCGTGCCGGTGCCGCGCTCAGCCCCCAGCTCGTACTCGAACTGAAGAACAGCGTCGGCACCGCGTCGAAGCGCTGA
- a CDS encoding HAMP domain-containing protein: MSTSEVGSAAQPATPSVPGDTSGVRGARRLRGFADRWPFRRKLNVLVGVPLAVVAVLLSYLIAEQVSQAWDADSAAQLVRDSSEVAELVDQVETEHQQAILLSVRHEAAPAGARPSASDYRKAQAAVDAQVEKVRDTFGGRLPDTEAQALREINGLSSLRDTIERGYLPADNVDPAYTNASKGLIDGLGLDHNEALAGTFTGNLLDSLLRADAAHSAFETAVFSARTGDSNALIEFIGAVGFENEYTHQSDRFARFASEAQADELGGIEHNSSQATIGRHYAELQIDPGNLQAGTPTEIREAFTETLGSYPAYRLQSETRLQITASLIGQIADRADDASSEAAWRAGLLLALAVFGFAAWITFAVLVRRSVVRPVQALTDAARQVADVAGRELARVADDDAEDDAPPRLREVPVTAKDEIGDLADAFNHVQTTASALLERQVLSRRNVAEMFGNVGRRVSNLTTRQLALIDAVERGETDPALLERLYSIDHIAVRLRRNADSLMLLAGIRETVLDSGPLALTNVVRAALGQIEGFQRVQLLAGTEAMVEPDIIGDLTLMVAELVENAVSFSPAGSPVEVTVRNSAEGALVVIADHGLGMSAERIAEENARLIRRERLDVVPTKVLGLFVVGALARRWDVDVALSRTPGGGVTAEVTIPSSLLLTMSPMVAATASGGSARSVGAGSGVAPGTAGGSSSGSGSGSGSGSGSGSGSGPTSAGRPGVAESRVTASDARPVSPAGTAAVPSRRTAPTDDEPAPLPRRVPQRAASPNGTAASPAAESTSADAPHTGAAATGTPATTTGPAPDDTPSAAPGAPAASTDAQHTGSAPTDTPATTAGPAADGTPSAAPDAPAPSADPTSYDAPAPSASRARDREPVSSVSARVDGAEPAADPGDGARPLRRRVRGATLRTTFGADPDQHATRRSAPRPADAEAVREALDEFEAAVERAHRDSQDEGGDDRRPVGAIPRHHTADDTATTTTPAPRAGVPAPNPPHQHHHSPEGAEQ; this comes from the coding sequence GTGTCCACGAGCGAGGTGGGCTCGGCTGCCCAGCCGGCAACACCGTCGGTCCCAGGTGACACGTCCGGCGTACGGGGTGCCCGGCGGCTACGGGGTTTCGCCGACCGCTGGCCGTTCCGCCGCAAGCTCAACGTCCTCGTCGGTGTCCCGCTGGCCGTGGTCGCCGTACTGCTCTCCTATCTCATCGCCGAACAGGTGAGCCAGGCCTGGGACGCGGACTCCGCCGCTCAGCTGGTGCGGGACAGTTCCGAGGTCGCGGAGCTGGTGGACCAGGTGGAGACCGAGCACCAGCAGGCCATCCTGCTGTCCGTGCGGCACGAGGCCGCGCCCGCGGGTGCCCGTCCCTCCGCCTCCGACTACCGCAAGGCGCAGGCCGCGGTCGACGCCCAGGTCGAGAAGGTGCGCGACACCTTCGGGGGCCGGCTGCCGGACACCGAGGCGCAGGCCCTTCGGGAGATCAACGGCCTCAGCAGTCTGCGCGACACCATCGAGCGGGGCTATCTGCCCGCCGACAACGTCGACCCGGCCTACACCAACGCCTCCAAGGGCCTGATCGACGGTCTCGGCCTGGACCACAACGAGGCTCTCGCCGGCACCTTCACCGGCAACCTGCTGGACTCCCTGCTGCGTGCGGACGCCGCCCACAGCGCCTTCGAGACGGCCGTGTTCTCCGCACGCACCGGTGACAGCAACGCCCTGATCGAGTTCATCGGCGCGGTCGGCTTCGAGAACGAGTACACCCACCAGAGCGACCGCTTCGCCCGGTTCGCGAGCGAGGCCCAGGCGGACGAGCTGGGCGGGATCGAGCACAACAGCTCGCAGGCGACCATCGGCCGGCACTACGCCGAGCTGCAGATCGACCCCGGCAACCTGCAGGCGGGAACGCCCACGGAGATCCGCGAGGCCTTCACCGAGACCCTCGGCTCCTACCCCGCCTACCGTCTGCAGTCAGAGACCCGCCTGCAGATCACCGCGTCCCTCATCGGCCAGATCGCCGACCGGGCCGACGACGCCTCGAGTGAGGCCGCCTGGCGTGCGGGCCTGCTGTTGGCCCTCGCCGTGTTCGGCTTCGCCGCGTGGATCACCTTCGCGGTCCTCGTACGGCGCTCCGTGGTGCGCCCCGTGCAGGCGCTCACCGATGCCGCACGGCAGGTCGCCGACGTCGCCGGACGCGAGCTGGCACGGGTGGCCGACGACGACGCCGAGGACGACGCGCCGCCCCGGCTGCGCGAGGTCCCGGTCACCGCGAAGGACGAGATCGGCGACCTCGCTGACGCCTTCAACCATGTGCAGACCACCGCGTCCGCGCTGCTGGAGCGCCAGGTGCTCAGCCGCCGCAACGTCGCCGAGATGTTCGGCAACGTCGGCCGCCGCGTCAGCAACCTGACCACGCGGCAGCTGGCCCTGATCGACGCGGTGGAGCGCGGCGAGACGGACCCCGCGCTGCTGGAGCGGCTCTACAGCATCGACCACATCGCGGTCCGGCTGCGCCGCAACGCGGACAGCCTGATGCTGCTCGCCGGCATCCGCGAGACGGTCCTGGACTCCGGGCCGCTCGCGCTCACCAACGTCGTCCGGGCCGCCCTCGGCCAGATCGAGGGCTTCCAGCGGGTCCAACTGCTCGCCGGGACCGAGGCCATGGTGGAGCCCGACATCATCGGCGACCTCACGCTGATGGTGGCCGAACTGGTGGAGAACGCCGTGTCGTTCTCGCCCGCGGGCAGCCCCGTGGAGGTGACGGTCCGCAACAGCGCCGAGGGGGCGCTGGTGGTGATCGCGGACCACGGTCTCGGCATGAGCGCGGAGCGGATCGCCGAGGAGAACGCCCGCCTGATCCGCCGCGAACGCCTCGACGTGGTCCCGACTAAGGTGCTCGGTCTGTTCGTGGTGGGTGCGCTGGCCCGCCGCTGGGACGTGGACGTGGCCCTGTCCCGTACCCCGGGAGGCGGCGTCACCGCGGAGGTGACCATTCCCTCGTCCCTGCTACTGACGATGAGCCCGATGGTGGCGGCGACAGCCTCCGGCGGTTCGGCGAGGAGCGTGGGCGCGGGTTCGGGTGTGGCCCCTGGGACCGCCGGCGGTTCGAGTTCGGGTTCGGGGTCCGGCTCGGGGTCCGGCTCCGGCTCGGGTTCGGGGTCCGGTCCGACCTCGGCCGGCCGCCCGGGCGTCGCCGAGTCGCGGGTTACCGCCTCCGACGCGCGGCCGGTGTCCCCGGCGGGCACGGCAGCCGTCCCCTCCCGAAGAACCGCCCCGACCGACGACGAGCCCGCCCCGCTCCCCCGCAGGGTGCCCCAGCGCGCCGCGTCCCCGAACGGCACGGCTGCCTCCCCCGCCGCGGAGAGCACGTCGGCCGACGCCCCGCACACCGGCGCGGCCGCGACCGGCACCCCCGCCACGACGACCGGCCCCGCCCCTGACGACACCCCCTCGGCCGCTCCCGGCGCCCCCGCCGCTTCGACCGACGCCCAGCACACCGGATCGGCCCCGACCGATACGCCCGCCACGACGGCCGGCCCCGCCGCTGACGGCACCCCTTCGGCCGCTCCCGACGCCCCCGCCCCTTCGGCCGACCCCACCTCCTACGACGCCCCCGCGCCCAGCGCCTCCCGGGCCCGGGACCGTGAGCCGGTGTCGTCCGTATCTGCCCGCGTCGACGGGGCCGAGCCCGCGGCGGACCCCGGTGACGGTGCCCGCCCGCTGCGCCGACGCGTCCGCGGAGCCACCCTTCGTACGACCTTCGGCGCCGACCCCGACCAGCACGCCACCCGCCGGTCCGCACCGCGCCCCGCCGACGCGGAGGCCGTCCGGGAAGCGCTCGACGAGTTCGAGGCGGCCGTGGAGCGCGCCCACCGCGACAGCCAGGACGAGGGTGGCGACGATCGCCGACCCGTAGGCGCGATCCCGCGCCACCACACCGCCGACGACACCGCGACCACCACGACCCCCGCGCCCCGCGCCGGCGTCCCCGCACCCAACCCCCCGCACCAGCACCACCACTCCCCGGAAGGAGCGGAGCAGTGA
- a CDS encoding ABC transporter substrate-binding protein, with amino-acid sequence MTSTAAHSRPLRSRPGLAALALAAATALLAGCSSSDDTSDPLAEKADGDTVVVGSNNFAESILIADIYGEALKAKGIKVSYKPNIGSRETTYGLLKNGSVTVLPEYNGSLLAYLDPKAEQKTAEAVNATTKTKLDSKLTLLNSAPAEDKDSVSINAATAKKYSLTSQSTLADLKDVAPELAIGGSPEFQTRQQGLLGLESVYGLKFKSFKALDAGGPLTQAALTKNTVQAADIFTTDPTIIKEKFVVLQDPKNLFGFANVTPLVYKSGLSQEGVAALNEVSAKLDTKSLLDMDSQVQLESKDPLDVAKAWLKSVGLN; translated from the coding sequence GTGACTTCTACCGCCGCACACAGCAGGCCCCTCCGCAGCCGTCCCGGCCTGGCCGCCCTCGCACTCGCCGCCGCCACCGCCCTGCTGGCGGGATGTTCCTCCTCGGACGACACCTCCGACCCGTTGGCCGAGAAGGCGGACGGCGACACGGTCGTCGTCGGTTCCAACAACTTCGCCGAGAGCATCCTGATCGCCGACATCTACGGCGAGGCCCTGAAGGCCAAGGGCATCAAGGTCTCCTACAAGCCGAACATAGGCAGCCGGGAGACCACCTACGGCCTGCTGAAGAACGGCTCCGTCACGGTTCTGCCGGAGTACAACGGCTCGCTGCTCGCCTACCTGGACCCGAAGGCGGAGCAGAAGACGGCCGAGGCCGTGAACGCCACCACGAAGACCAAGCTCGACTCGAAGCTGACACTGCTCAACTCGGCCCCCGCCGAGGACAAGGACTCCGTCAGCATCAACGCGGCCACCGCGAAGAAGTACAGCCTGACCTCGCAGTCCACGCTCGCGGACCTCAAGGACGTCGCGCCCGAGCTGGCCATCGGCGGTTCGCCGGAGTTCCAGACCCGGCAGCAGGGCCTGCTGGGCCTGGAGTCCGTGTACGGCCTGAAGTTCAAGTCCTTCAAGGCGCTGGACGCGGGTGGTCCGCTGACCCAGGCGGCGCTCACGAAGAACACCGTGCAGGCCGCGGACATCTTCACCACGGACCCGACCATCATCAAGGAGAAGTTCGTCGTCCTCCAGGACCCGAAGAACCTCTTCGGCTTCGCGAACGTGACCCCGCTGGTCTACAAGTCCGGGCTCTCCCAGGAGGGCGTGGCCGCCCTCAACGAGGTCTCGGCCAAGCTGGACACGAAGTCGCTGCTGGACATGGACTCCCAGGTGCAGCTGGAGAGCAAGGACCCGCTCGACGTCGCCAAGGCCTGGCTGAAGTCGGTCGGCCTGAACTGA
- a CDS encoding glycoside hydrolase family 43 protein, producing the protein MTHPSRRHVLGLAASIPLAATGALTLGAGTAHAADSAYVMAYFTESTTMLEANYGLHLAVSRDGLEWMPLNQNNPVATPTEGALGLRDPFVLRKQDGTFVVLATDLKGTDWNYVSQYVHVWNSTDLRTFTGYHRLRLHDMNTHSWAPEAFWDASRGQYALIYSAVNSSGHNVIMVNYTTDFVTASAPQVFFDPGYDVIDGDMAVGVNGVNYLYFKRNGTLVGARSTSLNPGSFTPFSTAVSHGGTEAPTLVKSLSSGTWYLWGDTYTPNGVFYAWQSGNLAAGTWTAVDQRLYTQPLNSKHCGIQPITSTVYDNLVAKWGAPAWNRLKSYNFPDRYVRHSNYVGRIDAYPFDPFTDSQWKLVPGLADSSGVSFQSVSMPTRYLRHYDYQLRLDVNDGTSTFAGDATFQRTAGLADGSWSSFRSYNNPTRYIRHANYVLRIDPISTSTERQDATFHVGY; encoded by the coding sequence ATGACCCACCCCTCCCGCAGACACGTCCTCGGCCTGGCCGCGAGCATCCCGCTCGCCGCGACCGGTGCCCTCACCCTCGGCGCGGGCACCGCCCACGCGGCCGACTCGGCGTACGTCATGGCGTACTTCACCGAGTCCACGACCATGCTGGAGGCCAACTACGGTCTGCACCTGGCCGTGAGCCGGGACGGTCTGGAGTGGATGCCGCTGAACCAGAACAACCCCGTGGCCACACCCACCGAAGGGGCGCTCGGGCTGCGCGACCCGTTCGTCCTGCGCAAGCAGGACGGCACCTTCGTCGTGCTGGCCACGGACCTCAAGGGCACCGACTGGAACTACGTCAGTCAGTACGTCCATGTCTGGAACTCCACCGACCTGCGCACCTTCACCGGCTACCACCGGCTGAGGCTGCACGACATGAACACCCACAGCTGGGCGCCGGAGGCGTTCTGGGACGCGAGCCGCGGCCAGTACGCGCTCATCTACTCCGCGGTCAACAGCAGCGGCCACAACGTCATCATGGTCAATTACACGACCGACTTCGTCACGGCCTCGGCCCCGCAGGTCTTCTTCGACCCCGGCTACGACGTGATCGACGGCGACATGGCCGTCGGTGTGAACGGCGTCAACTACCTGTACTTCAAGAGGAACGGCACCCTCGTCGGCGCCAGGTCGACCTCCCTGAACCCCGGCAGCTTCACGCCGTTCAGCACCGCGGTCTCACACGGCGGCACCGAAGCCCCGACCCTGGTCAAGTCGCTGTCGTCCGGCACCTGGTACCTCTGGGGAGACACCTACACCCCCAACGGCGTCTTCTACGCCTGGCAGAGCGGCAACCTCGCGGCCGGCACCTGGACGGCGGTCGACCAGCGCCTCTACACGCAGCCGCTGAACTCCAAGCACTGCGGCATCCAGCCGATCACCTCGACCGTGTACGACAACCTCGTCGCGAAGTGGGGCGCCCCGGCCTGGAACCGGCTCAAGTCCTACAACTTCCCCGACCGTTACGTCCGGCACAGCAACTACGTGGGCCGGATCGACGCGTACCCCTTCGACCCGTTCACCGACTCCCAGTGGAAGCTCGTCCCGGGCCTCGCCGACTCGTCCGGGGTGTCCTTCCAGTCGGTCAGCATGCCGACCCGCTATCTGCGGCACTACGACTACCAACTGCGGCTGGACGTGAACGACGGCACGTCGACCTTCGCCGGCGACGCGACCTTCCAGCGGACCGCGGGGCTGGCCGACGGCTCCTGGTCGTCCTTCCGCTCGTACAACAACCCGACCCGCTACATCAGGCACGCGAACTACGTCCTGCGGATCGACCCGATCTCGACGAGTACGGAACGGCAGGACGCCACGTTCCACGTCGGATACTGA
- a CDS encoding ROK family protein gives MTDTIAGVDIGGTTTQVALCGEDLGVLDRVEVPTPASVGGAAMVGAALDAVRLLLGRTGARLLGVGVGAAGVVDARAGRILVASDSFRGWAGFEVTVAVEEALGVPAFLDNDVNAFLRGETAAGAVAGEPDVLGLTLGTGVGGALWLDGALYEGPHGAAGEIGHVPGFGDLPCTCGGRGHLETLASGRAIAARYGERTGRAGGAREVAEAAGRGDPDALAVYETAGAAVARALLVTAGLLDVTTVVVGGGVSRSWALVEPSIGRALAAEPPVSGRPVRVLPALLDEDAVAVGAAARARAELGAARGAEPGVWTAE, from the coding sequence GTGACGGACACGATCGCCGGGGTGGACATCGGCGGTACGACGACCCAGGTGGCGCTGTGCGGGGAGGACCTGGGCGTCCTGGACCGGGTGGAGGTACCGACCCCGGCGTCCGTGGGCGGGGCGGCGATGGTCGGGGCCGCGCTGGACGCCGTACGGCTGCTGCTCGGCCGGACGGGCGCGCGGCTGCTCGGGGTCGGCGTGGGCGCGGCCGGGGTGGTGGACGCGCGGGCCGGCCGGATCCTCGTGGCCAGTGACTCCTTCCGGGGCTGGGCCGGGTTCGAGGTGACCGTGGCGGTCGAGGAGGCGTTGGGCGTGCCCGCGTTCCTCGACAACGACGTCAACGCGTTCCTGCGCGGCGAGACCGCGGCCGGCGCGGTCGCGGGCGAGCCGGATGTGCTCGGGCTGACGCTGGGCACGGGCGTGGGCGGGGCGCTGTGGCTGGACGGCGCGCTGTACGAGGGACCGCACGGCGCGGCGGGCGAGATCGGGCATGTGCCGGGCTTCGGGGACCTGCCGTGCACCTGCGGCGGCCGGGGGCATCTGGAGACGCTGGCGTCGGGACGGGCGATCGCCGCGCGCTACGGGGAGCGCACCGGGCGGGCGGGCGGTGCGCGGGAGGTGGCCGAGGCGGCGGGCCGCGGCGATCCGGACGCGCTCGCCGTGTACGAGACGGCGGGTGCGGCGGTGGCCCGGGCCCTGCTGGTCACCGCGGGCCTGCTGGACGTCACGACCGTCGTGGTCGGCGGGGGCGTCAGCCGGTCCTGGGCGCTCGTCGAGCCGTCGATCGGGCGGGCCCTGGCCGCGGAACCCCCGGTCAGCGGGCGCCCGGTACGGGTCCTGCCCGCGCTGCTGGACGAGGACGCGGTGGCGGTCGGGGCGGCGGCGCGGGCGCGGGCCGAACTCGGGGCCGCGCGAGGGGCCGAACCAGGGGTGTGGACGGCGGAGTGA